AGCTTGCTCTGCTGAGGGCATGGAGGAACTGAAGCAGTGGGGATGAGATGGCAGACAAGGGAGGAAGGCACATCCAGCCGAGGACAAAGCTGCCCCACATGCTTAGGGCTGCCCCATGGCATAcatggggacagggaggagacTGCTGCAGTGAAGCAGGGCACAACAGGAGAGCATCAGCAGAGTGAAAACCTGGACAAAAGGCCCAATTACCTGTCCTGCCACAAACAAACAGCCCCTTGCCTGACtgccagagaaagaaaagggccACAGGATTGGAGGGCTCAACCTAAGCCATGTACATCTATTTAACAAGAAAACTCATTGATAAGCAAACCACCTGATGCTtgcacagcagcaaagaaaacaccTGGTTCTGCCTGTGGGTTGATAAGCCAATATCtttaatctttccttttttttcccctcttgatGACTGAAGTACACACTCTGTGCGGCCCTATGCTCCAGCCACATTGGTAATAGTAACAAAGCTTTGATGTCCCCCTCATTCAACAGAATGTTGTTTAGTTCAAAGCGAAGAACAGAGGcaattctttgcttttaaattattagCTCCCTAAGTCTTCTGTAATGATATAGTTTGACTGAAGTGTGCAGTTTATTAACTACATAAAGACGATATTATTAGAGCGGAGAAAGGCAGCCGAAAGTTTTGCctttcagctcagcagcaggggTTTTTGATACTTTGATCTCAATCAATGCTAAATGTCTTTGTGAGATAGAGGGAGCAGCAGAAATTACCTTTGGCACCATGACTACATCAATTATTTAGTTCTTTTTCTTATAAATTAAAGTGTTCCTCAACTTTTAccccaattttttttcctcttttttttttttgcttcccttcAGTTGATGGgggggaaatgggaaaaaagctGCCTGGATAAAACCTGGCTGTGAGCAGTAATAACAACCCCACTGGCCTCTCCCAGCCCTTGTCTGGAAAGGTCTGCTCTGGGCGAGGAGATGGATTCATGTGAACAACAACAGCACAAGGATAGCTTGGGTAACGTGCTGTTTAACCAAATGACTGCAGAGGTTGTTATTGCAAATCTGTATCTAGcctcatttcttttcattttggtcTTTTCCAGTATTGCTGGCACGAATTCAGCCAGAAAAATGGGACGCCTGATTGAAACCAAAGGGCTGCTCTAAGCAGGATTTGAAGTGTTGAGGCTTATTGAAGTTTAGGAGCAAGAATGAGGCAGCTCCACCTTGAGTAACAGCGAGAATTAACTGAGGTGTCCTAAGGGTTACAGCAAAGAGCCAGAGCACCGTAcgtggagctgcagcaggtgcCTACACACTACAGAGTGCACTAACTCTCATTAAAGGCACTGGTGTCAGGCAATCCCACCCATCTATAAGCTGTCACCAAATCCTACCCATACAGAAGTTGTGTCCACTCCTAAGTTAGTCCCCTAGAGCAATGGAGGGAATAAACCACTTCCAAAGGTGATTTATCCCGAGAGGGGGGGCCGATTCCTCCCCTGGGAACAAAGGGAATCCAGCATGATGGACTAGAGGTGAGCAAGGATAATGCAGCTCAGTGCTTCTGATGGATAACAGAAATGGGTAGATATTCTAGGGTAATCTGTGTTCTTTCACTACTCAAGGAAGAGACTAAGCTGCTGGTCAGGGAGCAGAGCCAAGGGAGGAGGTATTCCTGCAGTTCTGGGGACAAGCTGGTGGCTGGGCTTCAGTGCTGTGGTGAACCAGAGCGTGTTAGAAACCACTGGAACCAGAACCCTGgtgggaaacagcagcagcaggaccacGGTGGTGCTGAGAAATCAGCAAGACTgagcctgctgcagctcttgatTTAAAACACGGTCCTTTGGCCAGACATGTTTGTTTTGTGAGTGAGCAATGAGAGAGGTCTTTGCAGAGATGCTGAAGTACGAACTGTGGTAACTTCGATATATCTCCATGTAGAACGTGCTGGAGAACAacataattctgttttcatggTGATCAAAGTTTTGCAAGAGGGAGGACTCGAGACAGTGTGCTAAGCTGCTATGGCAACAAGAATTTTAAGAAGTAAACTCACTTGCAAGAGCTTATCTCTTCCTCTTTAGTGCAGTGCGGAACACATCAGGGAACCTCTGCCCTAAAAGGTACTCACCTCTGGGCCAGGTGTAGTGGGAAATGCATAAAACATATTCCCTGTGGCAAGGGGAAAATCATCCCGGTGACTGGGTTCCTCCTGCACCCCTGAGGCTGCTGCACCCCAAAAAGCCAAGTCACGATGACTCTTTCATCATGTATTTATCATAACTCAGGTATTCAGATGCTGGGGTGAATGCACTATGAACCACTTCGGTTCGACTGACATCCTATTCTGGACCTGAGAAGCATGGAATGTGATGCAGCCCCTGCACAGGGGTGAATTCCACCCCCAGAGCACCGTTTCCAAGAGCATCATGACGTGGGCTCAGTTTACATCTCAGCTTTCAAGCCACCCTCTCCAAATGTGAAGGCAGCGGTGTCAGGAACGCTTCTGACAGCTCCTTTCACAAGGGGATGCTGTGAAGAGCTGTCATGCTCTGAGTCAGCTGTTCTGCCATGGCTGGCATTTGAGGCAGGAAGAGCCTGCTCGCGGAGCTATCCCAACCACGCCGCCTGCCAAAACCACACTGGGAATCTCACGGGAACAAGCCCTCTCCTGAGCCAGCTGGTACTTCCTGCTCCCGAGGCCCGATCctgctggatgctgagcattctttgttccatttttaaattaacGAGACTTGAGCAATGCGTGGGCCAAGACTTCAGAGGAGGAATGGGCCCTCGGTGCTTTTGGCACTTGGGCTGCATGTCCCAGCTGGAAAGGGGCGGGGAGAGTGAAATGTCAGACTTGAAGGGAGACTTGAGGGATGCCGATCGCCTGGAAAATACATCTCTAATTGGGATGCTTTAATCGGGCTGGCCatgctcctgcatcctcctccccctccacccTGAGGGCTGGATGTAGTGTGATGTATACCCAGCCCCACGGCACGACCACTGCTCACcagtgcagctggagcaggctACCCCAATGCTGTCACAACCCACGCCAGAATCCACCTCCTGCCCCTCGCTCCAGCAAGAGGCTCACTGAGATTCACTGCATGGGACTcactcccatcccatcccaacagTGTCCCCTTGAGGCTGATGGCtgaggcagcctgggaagagccCGCACAGAGTTTTGAGGAACCTCAGAAGCTGGTCTTGCTTTTCAGGCTGGCTCAGCACTGCAAGGCGAGCACAGACATGAATCCCATGGATCAGCCTGAGCCCGAGAAGGACACTGGAGGAGCCCACCCCAATGTGGGGTGTGGGACCTCCCCATGTGGGACTGGAGCTCCTTGTCAAACCACACGGCTAATGCATCATCTTCCTTTCAAGTTCATTCAAACAACATCCGAAGTCCGACCACTGCAGCCCCTCCTGGTGCGCATCAGCTCAGACCTGGAGCATGCGAAGCACTTCCAGCATGGATGAGCTGGAGCAGGACCACGGCTGCTCCGTGGGTCTGTGCCAGCCACAAGGAGCAGCGGGGATGCAGGATAGCGGAGTGCTGTGGCAAGGGCACcgggctgcctgctgctgctggagtctCCTTTCTTCTGTCAGCCGAGCAGCAGGGAGTTTGCTGAGAAACTGCCCCCGGGGAGCGAGCACTTTTCCCAGTCATTAACCTTACACATCCCTCACATTATCGGAATACCTCGGATGTCGAAGTTGCTGCAGTGAGCTAATTCCTCCAGGTGACCGCAGGCAGCGTTCAATGGGCTCCTGCTTAGCGAGGGGATCTGAGCTGAAAGCGCTCCCGACTCCACATGCCAGGCCCCCAGCGGGGGTGACAACCTCAGATGTCACTGTGTGAGCTCAGCGCCGTGGCACAGGCACCCGGGGCCTCTGCAGCAGTGAGTTTCAACCTGCAGTCAGCAGGGGTCTGGGGGTGATGACAGGAAATCAAGGCATGGGCTGGAGATGGATGACACAGGGGAAAAGGCTGTCGGAGTCCTCAAGTTGAAAgatattgggggaaaaaagtagtGCCCTGAAGGGACAGATGCTGGGAACCCCCTGTGCTGGCCTCTGGGACATGTATGTACCTGTCTGCCTGGATGTGATTGCAGCAGGGTTTCCAAGCTCTGGATCTGGGATCCTGAAGTGCTTCCTCTGGTTTAAAAGATGAGCATGAGACCAAGGCACTATTTGATTCCTCGGCAAGGAGGTGCGCAAGAGGAACCCCAAAGCAACAAGAGGAACATGAATAGTAGGACAGGTCTTATTATACATACATAATATTAAATATAGTATTATTAACTCCTACACAGCACAAAGTTTGCCTGTTGTGTTCCCTGGATTATCCATGACCAGTGTCCtgtcaggagcagcagaggaacaATATTAACAGAAACAGTCAAGAACAGACCACATTTGTCTCTTCTTAGTAATAGGTGGCCACCTCTACTGACTGCCAGAGCAGAACCAAATCCTTCCAACCAAGCAAAGCCAGCAAAAGCAAGCACACATTCAGACATGAGAACATTCCTGAGGAGTGCAGGCAGCACCCTTTGCTTTGGGGTGCTGCATCTTTCTGATCCTCTGCTTAGAAGTGTCATCCCAGTCCTGACCACTCACCATATGTGAGGAGAGACTTTAAGCCCCGCAGCAGGAGTCAGCATGATGAACCACACCAGCCACACAAGCAAAGATCCATTTACAATTAGAAAGCACCAAGCAGCAACACCAGAAGTCACAGGCCACGTGAATCTACGGAATAATGACCCACATCACACACAGGAAACCCCTCCATGCTTGGACAAAACCCCATCTTCAAACACTGACATGACATAAGGAAAGCAGCAGTCTAACATTCTTGATAACAACACAGGTAAAGAGTGGTACTGCATCACCCGCATTGAAGAGGCCCAAACCACCAACATGGATTTGGTTTGGATTTTCCCAGCTGTAATGGCTCCAAAACCCATCCTGGCACTGAGAGGCCACAGAAGGGAAGCTGGAGCTAACACAGAAGCGCTCTGGAGCCTTTGCTCTCCTGCACTCCTTGTTCTTTGGGATCATTTTTGGTTTGCATTAAGGAATGCCATTCAGTACACAGCTCTTTCACTGTAATTTCCCCAGCAATCAGCTGCCTCTTAATGAACTTGCTTTGAGATTAAGACAGCATTATTAATAATAAGAGGTGGACCCAAGCTGGGGACACAAACATGCCCCCAGCTTGGCACTGCAGTCTGAGTCCTCCTCTGAAGAATGCCTGcaagctctgctccagctgtgctgtgtACAGTGTGCTGACACCTCATGGCCAAGCAACTCAGATAAGCCACCCTTTCCCAGggtatatgtatacatacattcTCCAGCTGCTATAAGGCAAGAAATGAGGTTCATTTATCAAGAGGTTTGTAACGAATAGATCTGAATATAGCAAAGataggaaagaaaaccagtCCAGAAATGCGTCACATTGTTGAGCTACAGATGGGTACACCAGGGTCTGTTATCCATAGCTGTGGTAATCCGAGCTTCCTTGATGCTGAGGGATGGCTTTAATGCACTTCTTCATTGGCATGGCCCATATACTGAGCCATAGGTGGCAAACCTTGTGGTCCCAGGCCTGGAAAGAGCGTCGCTGTCTGGGCTGTGCATCACCCGGCTCTCCCCTCTTCCATGGGGCTCTCCCAAGGgcagatcacctccttcacagaGCCCTTCCGAGCCCGGGCGTGCTTGTCCTCCCGCTGCTCGCAGTCTATGGGGTGGATGTGGCTCTCTAAAGGCGCGTCTGCTCTTACCTGGAAAAAGCTGTGTTGTGGAATGAAGACTCATCACGCACAGGGCACTGTTGGTGTGCTCCGAGGCAGCGAGCGTGCGGCGCGGAGCCTGGCTTTGAGCTTCACACTGCTcgaaccccaaaccccacagcagAACTCCTGGGCACTCATGGAAAATGAAGGGCATGGGCACTCACCCCGCTCTGAGCACACAGTGCTGCGTGTACAGCACTGGCACTGCCGCAGCACAGAGCCAGCTGGAGAGGGAGCCCTCACATCTGTGCTTTGGAATCGATGATGCGGACACATCCACTTACAATGAGATGGGTTAGACCAGGGCGAGGACACGGGGCTCGTAGTGAGGGACATGGCCAGGGTTTGCTTGCCTGACATGAGGCAGGAGCGGAGCAGGAGCCTGGGCCTGGCAGCCACCATCACACAGAGCCCCAGGGCAGGCCGAGATGGGGCAGACAGTGACAGCCGACTGCAGTatggatcccagcctggtttgggttgaaggggccttaaagctcctccagctccaacccctgccacgggcagggacccttccactggagcagcttgctccaagcccctgtgtgcaacctggccttgagcactgccagggatggggcagccacagcttctctgggcaccctgtgccagcgcctcagcaccctcacagggaagagcttctgcccgagagctcatctcaatccaAAGCAGCACAATCCCCACTTCAACAGGCTCAGCACACCCTATTTTAACCTCTTTGAACCCAGCCAATGACGAACCAAAATGGCGGCGGGGACAACGCCCTCACGAGGGGTCCTTACCTGCTCACGGCCCTCGTGTCCCTGCGGAGCCGCCGCTCCCGCCCGCCCAGCGGCTGCACCTTCCCGTGGGGCACAGCCGAGCACGCGGGCGACACCGTGGTGAGGGCCGGGGGGCCCCGGCGGCCGCGCCTCAGCAACCGGCCCAAGGCCATGGCGGCCGCACGGGGCCCCCCTGCACCCGAGGGGAaggggccggggctggggccGGCCCCCTCAGCGCTGCCCGAGGCCgcggtgctgtggggcagggcccGCGGGCTATGGGGCCGGCTGGCGGGGGACGGCGGGGCGCTGGTGCCGGTGTAGATGGCCGGGTGAGGGGAGCAGGAGGCGCGGTGGTGCGGCTgcggggaggaagaggagagaggctCGGTCAGGCTCAGGGCGGCTGGCGGCCCCATGGCTGCCGCTCCTCCGTTGGAGAAGGGccgggtgctgctggtgctgacagGAGACAGGGCCCCGCTGGGAGGCAAGGCGAGGCAAGGCGAGGCAAGGCAAACCCGGGCCGGTGTCCCCCCTTCCGCAGGTCCATCCCGTgtccccttccctgccctcctgcACCAGAGCTGCCACAATTTGCCCATGGAGACCAACAGGGTCATTGCTACCAGCATCAGCCTCCAGCTCCAACAGGGCAGTCGGGGCTAGATGGTCTttacccttccaacccaacccggCCTAGGATTCTGTGATAGCTCCAGCCCCATACCTTGGATGCTGCCAGAGACACCCGCTTGTCTCATCCCTTACAACAGATAGCTCCAGGCGTGGAAGACTCTGTTATCCCCAGCTTGGCGGTGAACAGCATAACCAGCTCACCAACGTGCCACCGAGCTCCAGCCCCGGGTGACTGGTAATACAAGAAGCCACATCTTGTGCTGAACCCCGCAGTGTCCCTGTGAAGGCTCCAGCCCTGCTAGCTCAGCCCTCGGGACAAGCCCCATGCAGGGTTCGCTCCTGTTTCCCAAGGACTCACTCCCAGCAGCTAAATACAGCTCAAGGGTCCAAAGAGAAGAGCTGAGAGCAGAGGCAGGTACAGAAAACAGACACACACGTGAGACAGATGACACAGTGAGGGATGAACACACCGAGACCAGACAGAGGAGGATGAGAACTTGgttcctttttcatttcctacatttatttttattagacaGATGAATGCATGGAAGCAATGGCCAAGAACCAGCACAACCAACTGCTCTGACTGCCAGGGGAAACAACCAACCTCCTGCCTGGCACGCAGTGACGTTCGGTTTGTCCCGTGGTCACACTTTGTACCAGGCGACCTTCCTCTTCAGGGCCTGAGCAGTGAGGATGAGGAGCACACTGGGTCGTGCTAGCTTCCTCGCTGTGTAAGCAGAACAGAGCCAGGTTCTGCCTGCCAGTGAGGGGCTGGTGTTTCACAAGCACAGTGACTGGTGAACGTGCTGCATTAACCCGTGTCAGGGGCACAGCGATGTGAAGCTGAGATGATGAAAAAATCAGAGAAAGGAATGAAGAGAACATAAAAAGCGAAGATGCAGACAAAAATGGGAGTAGAATCAGAGGGACTGACTGGAACACACAgatttgttatttattatttataccCTGACTTGATCTTCCACATGTTCCTACACACTGGCAATCCCAATGTGCTCAGTGCTCCATGTTATACAAAGTGAAGAGAGGGCAGAGCTTATCACACCCAAGGAGCTTTGGACCAAGTTCTTGAGTGTCCTTCCGTTCCCTCATGTCAAGGTAGGTTGATGGTGCTCAGTACCTGATGTAAACAGCCTTTAAGCAGAATTTAACGTGAATTCCTGCCTGAGCTGCTCACCCTCCCAGCATTGCACAATCTGCCCTTGCTTCCAGTGGGAATAAGGGCAGACTTAGCAAGCAGACTTTGACATCAGAGCAAAGAGACTCACGCAACTTGGTTTCAATTCCTCTAAGAAGGTTTATCACTGGGAGGTCATGAGAATCTCCCCAGTTCAGCTGTAGAGAGGAGACCACTGCTGCAGTgacaccagagcagagcatggAGCCCTGATTCTGCCTTTGATAACACACCGGGGAGGTGAAGAATCACTGTTCAAAGCTGAGCTATCACCTCACTGCAGCCCTGTTCACAAGGGGCTGGGCTGCACCACCCAGTGCCTGAAGGCTCCCACTCACatccagctttccccatttcccaTTTCCTATAAGATCATACCAGTAGTGAAAAACAGATGAATAATATGAACGGGAGTAAAGGAGCTCCTCAGGGCTTCCCACCCAGTCCCTCTGCTTCCCCTAAATTCTAACAAACAAGGAAGCTTTTCTGCTGCCCCCAATTCCCTTTACCAGGCTTTGCAGGAAGCCTCCCCACTTCTGGTAATTCAGGCCTGGTCCAGACATGCTGGGATTTCCCAGTAAAGCCTGGAATCTCCCTGAGCTCTTTAGCACTAAGGTAGCATTTTAGGTTGCCTCAttctaaagaggaaaagaggcagagcaaaaaaacccctacttAAAAGTTGAAATCAGCTCTTAACACCTCAGCCCTGGTTCGACTGGAACTACCTCCTGTTAGAATTTCTTAAGATTGGGAAAtagaagagcagggaaaagacAAGACGAGAGGCAGAAGGATTTgacaacagaaacacaaagccaATACTGTACCTCTCAAGCCCTCCTCCAGAGGTGTGGAGAGCCCTTCTGCCAGACCCAGGCTCCTCGTACCTGCACACTGAGCTCATCATGTGGGGAGtcacagggagagctgagctTTCTGTCATCACTTCCAGCCTGCCGGGGGGACCCAGGAGTGCCACTGAAACTCAGCTAAACCCTCCGAAACACTCATCCTACCTTCTCACAAGAAATTTATCCCACTCCTCTGCCTGTGGCTCCACTGCACTGCCTACAAGGGACACTGGAAGCAAGGGATGCACTCTTCTCAGGGTGTGCCAGGATGCATCCCTTGGGAGGGTGCACATCCCCCTGGGAGGATGGATACCAGCACAGACGAGCTCTGACATGGGCCACCTCACCCTGCTCCCTGTGGCATCATCCACCTCTGCTCCCAGGAAGGCTGGTTTGAACCCAAAGAATTAGGATGGCAGAGCTTTACTCTGCCTTGTGCCATCCCACCtcctggaggagcaggagacaGGGAGATGCAGCCGGGCTGCCCAGCCTGGGGACGTCTCAGGGCAGCCAGGAGGCATCTCCTCCTCGAGTTGTGCGGGGATGTGCCTGCATCCCGAGTCCAGCACAGCCATCAGCCTGGCTCTGCCA
This portion of the Lathamus discolor isolate bLatDis1 chromosome 13, bLatDis1.hap1, whole genome shotgun sequence genome encodes:
- the LOC136021614 gene encoding regulator of G-protein signaling 9-like gives rise to the protein MTLLVSMGKLWQLWCRRAGKGTRDGPAEGGTPARVCLASPCLALPPSGALSPVSTSSTRPFSNGGAAAMGPPAALSLTEPLSSSSPQPHHRASCSPHPAIYTGTSAPPSPASRPHSPRALPHSTAASGSAEGAGPSPGPFPSGAGGPRAAAMALGRLLRRGRRGPPALTTVSPACSAVPHGKVQPLGGRERRLRRDTRAVSSFFQVRADAPLESHIHPIDCEQREDKHARARKGSVKEVICPWESPMEEGRAG